The Pelodiscus sinensis isolate JC-2024 unplaced genomic scaffold, ASM4963464v1 ctg87, whole genome shotgun sequence sequence ggctgggaggtagggttcctgggttctctccctggctctgggaagggagtgggggctagtggttagagcaaggagcGGCTGGGAGTTAGggttcctgggttctcttcctggctctgggaggggagtgggggcctagtggtcagagcaaggaGCGGCTGGGAGGTAGggttcctgggttctctccctggctctgggaagggagtgggggctagtggttagagcaaggagcGGCTGGGAGGTAGggttcctgggttctctccctggctctgggaggggagtgggggcctagtggttagagcaggagggggccaggaggcaggatgcctgggttctctccctggctctgggaggggagtggaggcctagtggttagagcaggaaggggctgggaggcagggttcctgggttctctccctggctctgggaggggagtgggggctagtggttggagcaggaggagggggaaggctgcGAACCCGGACTCTTGGGCCCCTCCCTTGGTTCTACAGGAGCAGGGTGCTCCGTTCGTTAAGCCACTAatgactgggggggaggaggcgaattctccttccccttccctccccacagcccctggggtCCGGGAGAGGCGAGCTGGTCACCTGACCTGCGTTGCCCAGGCAACCGCTCATCCCAGCATGACCTCATCGGTGATGCAAACCCTCACGCCTCTGGAGACCTGTCATCcaccccccttccaccctccGCCAGCTGGGCCCCACCCTGGGGCCAGATGGGGAAAGGCCCCCGTGTTTCATTCCCTGCCCCCTTcgggctgcggggaggggaatCCTGGTGAATCtggcccagcagtggggctgggaggactggggcaggggggctgactTGGGAGGTGGGGGCCTGTATTCCCAGCTGATTGACTCTGGCCTCAGCTGTGGCCATCAGCAGCCGGCACCATGGCCCCGGGCTTTCTGGGTGCATTTTCCACCCCCTCAGCCCACATACTggttccctgcccttcctggTGGCCATGGGGCACGGCTCGGCAGCCCCCCACCGCAGCCTGGCTGGGCGGGTTGCCCCCCTACAATGTGGGGCGCTTTGAATCATTCTGAACCGCCAATCTCTCTCCTTGGCATTGGCTGTAGGCCGCCAAAGCCTGCCTAGAAGTAGTGAAGCTTGAGATGTAgattggggggctgtggggtggagtCGAAGGGCCTGCGGGGTTGGGGGTGGGTGAGGGACTCAGCTGGGGTCACCGGGGAGGAGGTGGACGCAGCCCTTTCTGGAGCCTCGCAAACTCTTCTTGACGTTGGGCATAGGCCGCTGAAGCCTGCCTGGTAGTAGGGGTACCAGAGCTCTATTTTGTGATGGGGTCGGAGAGCACACGTTGGCAGGGTTGGTTGGGGAGGATAAAGGGGTCAACttggggggtgctggggaggggttgTTGGTGGCCATTTTGGAACCCTCCCAATTTCTCTGTCCTTGAGTGTAGGCCCTGAAGCCTGCCTGGTAGTAGAGGTTCCAGAGGCCTAGTTTGCAAACCATTGGACGGGGTCAGAGAGCACATGTTGGCAGGGTTGGTTGGGCAGGATAGGGGTGTCAAGGGGGGGTGCTGGCGAGGGAGTATTGGCGGCCATCTTGgaaccctcccaccctcccaatCTCTCTCTTGGGGTGTAGGCCCTGAAGCTTGCCTGATCATTAGTCTCAAGGGGCTGCTAAGGGGTAGGCTCGTGGGATGGGGGAGACCCTGAAAGAGTTCATCTCTGTTTCTTGGGGTGGGGGGCCTGGTCCAGATCAGCAGCATCAAGAAGGTCCTGGAGGAGCTGAAGTTGCGGGTGGTGGAGGTGACGGATGACGGGGCCACCCTGGATGGCAGTGATGTACTCTTCACAGGTGAGCAGCccatgtgtggggggggcgggaggagttgcaaggttattgtaggggggtTGCGATATTGTTACCCTTACCTCTGTGCAGCAGCCGCCACTGTCTGGCCACCCAGCTTTGAAAGCACGTAAGGGAGATATGGACGATATTGCCACCTTGATTTCTTCGCTGCTGCTGGCGGgatgttgccttcagagctgggcatccaGCCAACATTACCACCACCAGTTGCCCTGCTGTGAAAgtagcgcagaagtaagggtggcaataccatgggCCCTGGGGCTGAGTTgtggtggcagaagtgggataGCTGGATAGTTCGGCCCGGGAGGAAGGGATTGAGCTGTGGTGTTAGCGGTGGGATACCAGGCTAGGTGGGCCCAAAGTGGCTGAACTTTGGTCGCAGCAATGGGACACCAGGCTGGATGGGCCCAAAGGGACTGATCTTTGGTGGCAGTGGTGGGATACCAGGTTGCTGGGCCTcctaaaataatcttgtgatCCCCCTGCAACTTCTTTTTGAGAAACGCCGGTCTTCCTTGTGAAATCTATATGGGTTATGGTAAAAACGCACACAAGATTTCACAGGAAGACACCAGATTTCACGGTTTGTGACGTGTGTTGCCTGGCTGTGAAGCTAGTAGGTCCCTCCTCATTTCtgagagctgggaatagaacccaggagtcgtggctccccaccctgcccccattggTCAATTCCCCACTGGGCTGGTAGCTTGGGGAGTGGGGATACGTAGGGTAGCGACAGGGTCATCCGAGGGATCAACCCCAGCGTGGGTGTATCTGACTTAAATCTGTGGCATCTTGAAGGTCACTGAGTCTGGTCCCACCCTTTCCTGTCTCCTTACAGGTCGAGAGTTCTTTGTGGGCATCTCCAAATGGACCAATCACAGAGGGGCGGAGATGGTGGCGGATGCTTTTAGGGTGAGCTGGAATTTTGGCAGGGTccgggagggaacccaggagtcctggcgcccAGCTAATGCCCCCCTCTTAGTTTTTcggtccatgtgtggaataaattttgtgtgcaCCAAAGCACGTGCGTAggcgcaccaccagtagaaacacctcTGGCTGGCTttgggcgctctgctgatcatctgggcagcatttgaatctcccctgggTGGCCACTCAATCGCTCCGCGTACAGGGAACTCCTAGAGCTGggagctgtgggtcaggactgaggggcaccggcagagcggGGTTTCTATTTCTCACCTTTCCCTCATGTGCTAGGATTTTGCGGTCTCTACTGTCCCCATGGTGGGTTCCTCCCATCTGAAGAGCTTCTGTAGCATGGCTGGGCCGGACACAGTCGCTATTGGAAGCAGCGAGGCTGCCAAGAAAGCCATGAGGGTAATGGGATCGGACACGGGGCTGGGTgggcccaggggagctgagcggtggtggcagaagtgggataCCGGTCCGGGTCAGCTTTGTGGGAGCTGAGCTGTATCGGCCGTAATGACATACCAGGCTGGGTGTGGTGGCAGGGGTGAGTACTGGATTGGAGGGTCTAGGGGAGCTTTGCTGTGGTGTCAGCGGTGGGATGCTGGTCTGTGTGTGGTGGTAGCAGTGGGATCCTAGGCTGGGTGGGCCTGGGGACTGAGCTGTTGTGGGATACTGGGTTGGGTGGGTCTAGGGGAGTTATGctgtggtggcagcagtgggatacTGGTCTGTgtgtggtggcagcagtgggatcctAGGCTGGGTGGGCCTGGGGACTGAGCTGTTGTGGGATACTGGGTTGGGTGGGTCTAGGGGAGTTTTGctgtggtggcagcagtgggatacCTGCCCGGAGGGGGTTAAGGGGCCTGATCTAAGGACTGCGTGGAAGAAAGACAACACCAGGCCCTGTTCTCGCCCCCAGACTATGGAGCAGCTGACTGATCACCACTACGACACACTGACGGTGCCGGACGACCCCGCCGGGAACTGCATTTACGTCAGGCTGGGGCCCAAGGGCAGCGCCCTGCTGCATCGCAGCCCAGAGGAGTTCCCCAACAGCCTGCAGGTGAGAGGGCGGAGCTATTGGGCTGCTGGGGGTGGAGCTATAAAAGCTTTGTTGACTAGAAAGTGTATTGGCCTGAtttcagagggagggggaggcattgGCCAGTACTGAGGGTTGGGGGTGGAGCTTGCAGCTGTGGGCAAGGCAGGGGGTGGAgcttggggcaggagggtggggctaGGAATGGATGGGGGCGTGGCcatggaggaggagtggggatgtGGCGATTTGGAGGCAGGGTTTGggctagggggcggggctaggagtgGGCGGGGCTACCAATAGAAATGGCTCTTCCTTACCCACAATGCCTTGCATCCCGTCTCTctttctccacccccccccccagcctttccAGAAACTGCCCGACCTCACCCTGATCCCCGCAGCCTGCACCGAGGTGGCCAAACTGGGCGGGgccctcagctcctgctcccttctcATCAACAAGAAACTCGACCGCTAGTGCCTCCGGACCCCTGGCAACGTGGGGGAGccccccctcagtgccccccttcttCCCTGTGCACCCCACGTCCatgccttgcaccaccaagggggggagggaggggttagaACCCAACCCCATGTAGGGTCTCGGGGGGGACCCCAGATTGTCATATCAAGAATGTAGGTTTGGGGGTACCCAGCTATATCTTCCTAGGGTAGTGCAGGGTTTTAGGGGACTCCGATCTCTCATGCTACTATGAGGGGGGCACTTCATTTTGACTAGGACCCTTCAGCCTCACTGCTGTCCTGCAGCCACTCACCTCTAATCTATGGTGCTGGTGTTTTGGGGGTAACCCCTCTCACCCCCCCAAAACACAACTTGCCCCCTATAGCCACACCCCCATAGCCTGACCCCCTCCGCCGTTAGCTGTAGCAACTGTGGGTCCATGGGGCTGACTGATGGTGGCAGTAGTGGGATACCGAGCTGACCACTTCTGCTGTGGCGCTCCCAGACCTTTCGCTCTGTAAAGGTGACTGCCCCCAAAAGACAGGGGTGCCTTGCGTGTGTGTTAGAGTAGTTAGGGGGGCTTCTAGCAGCCCCCTGTGATGTGGGGTAGGAGCACTCTCTAGGGCGGAGTCGGGGTGTTCGATCCAGAGGCTAGGGTGTTTCTTTAGCTACTCACTGCCTCTTGAGATCCTGGACACAATAAAGAATTGAACCTATTTAGCGTCCTCTGAGTCATTTCTCAATTTGGGGGGGACCTGTACCCCTTTGCCCAACCCCTgggccagcgccccctagaggggaaatcTTTCCCTTCCATTTCAATTCTCTCCACTTGACCCCATTTAAGTAgagaggtggggcgggggaggatgaAATATCGCCCCCCCCCAGGCGCAGCCACTGTGAGCCTGAATTAGGTTTAAATATCACCCCAATAAATAGTTTAAttcagttaaaaatatttccccttATACACATGGTAGTTGCTTTTGGCATAGTCAGAACAAAATGCCCCATTTCTGGCCTTTTTCTGCCCCATCCCAGCAGGGGAATCGGCCTCTGGAAAAGCCCAGAGTGACTCGGCCCCTTGCTGCCGCCACCACGGTCGTTATGACTTTTTGTAGGACCTACAAAAATGAGAGCTAACCCGCCAGCCCCCTCCAAGAATGCCTGTGCAGCTGGTTGAcgaggtggggggaggtgtctCCCTGGTGGAGGCATTTGTGATCTTCACATGAAAGAcggtgggggggttgccccatAACTGTGGGGGGAGATTTTAGGGGCTGGACACAGGATTGTCCTCCATCTTTAGTGAGCAACGTCGACCTTCGGTTGTCCGAGAAACTTCCAAGATGGCCaccacatcagttccccttcacGGTCCGCCATCTTGGAAGAGACTTGGTTGGGGAGGGGGTCTCCCTCCATCTTGCCTCCCCTCCAAGATGGCTTCACGGGTAGGCGGCCATCTTGGAGGAGATTTCAGGGTCGTTTTCCGGTTTTGCAAAGCTCTTCCATGGGGGTTCCCAAGAAGGGTCAGGCTCCATTTGCCAGGGCCAGCTTCTTGGGGGGTGCCAGTGTGGAGAGGGGGAAGCCTGTTGGTGGCCATTTTGGGAGAAGGCCTAGCGGTGGGGGGAGAGGCGGTGTAGGCGTCTTGTGTGAAGGTTTGGCGGGGGCGAGAGGCGGTGTGGGCAGCCATCTTGGGAGAAGGcctggtggaggtggggagaggcgcTGTAGGCGGCCATCTTGGGAGAAGGCgtagtgggggggcagggcggtgtggGCGGCCATCTTGGGAGAAGGCCTGGCGGGTGAGGAGAGGCGGTGTGGGAGGCCGTCGTGGGAGAAGGCctggcagagggggagagaggcggTGTGGGCGGCTATCTTGGGAGAAGGCctggcagagggggagagaggcggTGTGGGCGGCCATCTTGGGAGAAGGCCTGGCGGGTGAGGAGAGGCGGTGTGGGCGGCTATCTTGGGAGAAGGCCTggcggagggggggagaggcggtGTGGGCGGCCATCTTGGGAGAAGGCctggcagagggggagagaggcggTGTGGGCGGCTATCTTGGGAgaaggcctggcggggggggagagaggcggtGTGGGCGGCCATCTTGGGAGAAGGCCTggcggagggggggagaggcggtGTGGGCAGCCATCATGGGAGAAGGCCTGGTGGGTGAGGAGAGGCGGTGTGGGCGGCCATCATGGGAGAAGGCCTGGCGGGTGAGGAGAGGCGGTGTGGGCGGCCATCTTGGGAAGGCCTGGCGGAGAGGCGGTGTGGGCAGCCATCATGGGAGAAGGCCTGGCGGGTGAGGAGAGGCGGTGTGGGTGGCCATCTTGGGAAGGCCTGGCGGAGAGGCGGTGTGGGCGGTCATCATGGGAGAAGGCCTGGCGGGTGAGGAGAGGCGGTGTAGGCGGCCGTCGTGGGAGAAGGCCTggcggagggggggagaggcggtGTGGGCGGCCATGGTGGGAGAAGGCCtggcggaggggggggagaggcggtgTGGGCGGCCATCTTGGGAGAAGGCCTGGCGGAGGGGGAGAGAGGCGGTGTGGGCGGCCATCTTGGGAGAAGGCCTGGCGGAGGGGGGGGCAAGGCGGCGTGGGCGGCCATCTTGAAAGACGCCGGTGCTGGAGTCCGGGAGGCTGGCTATGTCTCTAGGCCCGACTGAggccccagccccggaccccgtGGGCTGCAGGGAGACCTCCCCCCCTGCCTAGGTCCTGGTGTCTATCACGGCCTGGAAGGCTAAGGTGTCCTCGTGGAGGTAGGTGGCTTCGGGGGCATGGAGCCGGCACAGGGCGAAGAATTCGGGGAGGCCGCTGGCGATGTTGCTGTCGCTCACGGGCCGCTGGAAGGAGGAGGACGACGCCGGCGGGCAGAACGACGCCGAGACGTGCCGCTCGCCACCTTGATCCAGGAGCGTGAGGGTGACCTGGGGGCACAAAACGGGAAGGGTTAAAGTCGAAAACCGTCCCCGACTCCAGGCCGACGCTCCCGGATCCCTCTTCGCCCCGCCCCTCACCTTGTGCTGGAAAGGCCATTTGAGCTGGAAATCGTATTCGCCCTTCATCACCACCAAGAAAAGGGAGATGTGCGTCCTGGCGCCGCTGCCGTCGCCGTTGAGGTAAACCTTGAGGCAGAGTTTGTAGCCGTAGCGGCTGGTGTAAAAGGCTAACCgaggcagaggagagagaaagagatgacgGAGATCTGCCGTGCTCAACTACAAGCCCCGTGTgcctgcggaactccctgccTCATGATATCCCCGTCCCAAGCTATTGCACAGGAGACGACTGCCTGTTGTGGGGTGCTTCTGCTTGAGCAAATTACTTGGAAtagtgttaacctgtggaactaccTGCCACTGGATTTCACTGTGCCCAAAGTGTTCGGGGATATAAAGCTTGTTGTGGTGCATTGAGGGGGATTTATGTGCCCTCTGTTAAGCTCGGGAATTTCACACAGCAGGAAATCGCTGTGCTGAGCAtattccaggggtggggctgtgctgtCTAGTGAGGTGCATTTTGGGGTCACCATCTGATCTTGGGGGTGTGGCCTGCAGGACTGGATATTTGTGTCTAAAATATCCCCAGACTGCGCGTCCCAACCCCGTAGGGACAACATTGTGGAGGATTTCACAACATCCACAGAAGTTCTCCCTGCCGTGGGTTGGCGTTGACCTGTGGAACTGCATGCTGCTGGATATTCACATGGCCAGACTATCTTCCAGTGTCAGGGCTTTGCTGTCCCCCTATGG is a genomic window containing:
- the DDAH2 gene encoding putative hydrolase DDAH2, with amino-acid sequence MAGVASFGRYTHAIVRSVPSSLGARPAEEGDGAEPVDLAKAHRQYGVYTGILRQKLGLQVIELPADEALPCSVLVEDVAVVQGDTALLTRPWEPARRGEISSIKKVLEELKLRVVEVTDDGATLDGSDVLFTGREFFVGISKWTNHRGAEMVADAFRDFAVSTVPMVGSSHLKSFCSMAGPDTVAIGSSEAAKKAMRTMEQLTDHHYDTLTVPDDPAGNCIYVRLGPKGSALLHRSPEEFPNSLQPFQKLPDLTLIPAACTEVAKLGGALSSCSLLINKKLDR